The genomic DNA CTACAGCGGTTTCTGCTCCAGTTCCATCAGCCCCTCGTCTACATCCTCGTCGCGGCGGGCGTGGTGACCGCCTTTCTCGGCGAGTGGATCGATTCGGGCGTCATTTTCGGCGTTGTCCTGGTCAACGCGGTGGTCGGACACATCCAGGAATCCAAGGCCGTCAGGGCGCTGGACGCCCTGTCCTCCAGCCTGAGCGCCGAGGCCCTGGTCTTGCGCGCCGGAAAGGCGGTCCGGGTTCCAGCGGCGGAGGTGGTTCCCGGCGACGTGGTGCTTCTGCGCAGCGGAGACAAGGTCCCGGCGGATTTGCGCCTTCTGTCGGACCGGGAACTGCGCGTGGACGAATCCATGCTCACCGGCGAGTCGCTGCCCGTGGACAAGGACTCCGCCCCCCTGTCCAGGGATACGGTCCTGGCCGAGCGCAAGGGCATGGTTTATGCGGGCACCCTGGTCAGCTCGGGGCAGGGTGCGGGAGTGGCCGTGGCCACGGGCAACCACACCGAGATCGGCCGCATCTCCGGGCTTATCGACGCGGCTGACGAGCTGGAGACGCCGCTCACCCGCAAGATCAGCCGGTTCAGCCATGTGCTTTTGGTGTCCATCCTTATACTGGCTGCGGCCTCATTCGTCTTCGGGGTGCTTCGCGACGAGCCCGTGAGCGAGATGTTCATGGCCGCCGTGGCCCTGGCCGTGGGAGCCATTCCCGAGGGTTTGCCCGCCGCCGTGACCATCATCCTGGCGCTGGGGGTCTCGCGCATGGCCGGGCGCAAGGCGATCATCCGCAGGCTTCCCGCCGTGGAGACCCTGGGCGGGACCACGGTAATCTGTTCGGACAAGACCGGCACCCTGACCGAGAACCAGATGACGGTGCAGGAGATTTTCGCCGGGGGCGCGTCCTACGCGGTTTCCGGTCTGGGTTATTCCCCGGAGGGAGAGGTGCAGCCCGTGGCGGACCACGGCCTGCCCGACGAGGCCCTCGTGGGATGCCTTCGCGCCGGGGCGTTGTGCAACGATTCCAGGATTCGCCTCCGGGACGGACGGCATCAGGTGGAGGGCGATCCCACCGAGGGAGCCCTGCTGGTGTCGGCCGGGAAATACGGGCTGGACACCGCGCGCGAACAGCGGGAGTACGGGCGGGTGGATGTGCTGCCCTTTGATTCGAAGTGGCGGTACATGGCCACCTTGCACGATCTGCCCGGCGGTAAGGGGCGCGTGGCCTGTCTCAAGGGCGCGGTGGAAAGGGTTCTGGACTGCTGCAAGTCGGCCATGCTTCCCTCGGGCGACGTTGTGGAGCTGGACGCCGAGGCAGTGATCGAGGCCCAGCACGCCATGGCCGCCAAGGGACTGCGTGTTCTGGCCTTTGCCTATAAGGTCCTGCCCGAAGACGCCTGGCTCGAACGTTCCGAATCGTGCATGGGCATGGTCTTTCTCGGGTTGCAGGGCATGATCGACCCGCCCCGGGAAGAGGCCAAGGCCGCCATTGCCGCCTGTCTGAGCGCCGGGGTGAAGGTCAAGATGATTACCGGCGACCATGCGCGGACCGCCGAGGCCATCGGGATGCGGCTCGGCCTGCGGGGCGGGGACTGCGCGACCGGCCTGGACTGCCCGGTCATGACCGGACGCGAGATAGCGGAGTTGAGCGACGCGGAGTTGACCGAACAGGTCTCCGGCATTCCGGTCTTCGCCAGGGTCTCCCCTGAACAGAAGCTCCGGCTGGTCATGGCCCTTCAGAGGAACGGCGAGGTCTGCGCCATGACCGGCGACGGGGTCAACGACGCCCCGGCCCTGAAGCAGGCGGACATCGGCGTGGCCATGGGCATCACCGGGACCGAGGTGGCCAAGGAGGCCGCCGACATGGTTCTGACCGACGACAATTTCGCCACCATCGCGGCCGCAGTGGAGGAAGGGCGCGGCGTGTTCTCCAACCTGGTCAAGTTCATCGCCTGGACCCTGCCCACCAACGCGGGGGAGGGGCTGGTCATCCTGGCCGCCGTCCTGTTTGGCGCGGCCTTGCCCATCCTGCCGGTGCAGATATTATGGATCAACATGACCACGGCCGGTTGCCTGGGGCTGATGCTCGCCTTCGAGCCCATGGAGCCGGGGATAATGGACCGTCCGCCCAGACGTCCTGAACGGCCCATACTTGACGGGGCCATCCTGCGCCGCATCGGCATCGTCAGCCTGCTACTGCTGGTCTGCGCCTTTGGCCTGTTCAAGTGGGAGCTTGCGTTCGGTGCGTCCATGGAGGCGGCGCGCACCGTGGCGGTGAACGTTTTCGTCATGGTCGAGGCCTTCTACCTCCTCAACGCCCGGTCCTTCACGCGATCGCCCTTTGCCCTGGGCCTGACCACCAACAAATGGGTCCTTGGCGGCTTCGGGATCATGGTGGCCTTGCAGCTCTTCTACACCTACGCCCCGGTCATGCACGGGCTTTTTTCCAGCGCGCCTCTTGGGCCCTGGCAGTGGGGCAGGGTTGTCGGCTGCGGCGTGGCCGCCTACCTCGTCGTGGAGCTGGACAAGAAGCTTTCGCCCTCGGACCTCTGACATCCCGTCCGGCCGAGTCCGTCAATATTTATAACGCAAATATAATATCTCCGTAGTTTCGCTTCCGTTAGTGTCCCGATAACGGAAGGATCTCCGTTTTTGGCACGGGGGTCTTCTCGGTATGATTGGCGCAGGAACCGTCTGTATTTTCGTGACGTTCGGGAGGTCTCATGTTCAAGAATATGAATCTTGGCCTGAAGCTCGGATTGGGCTTTGGATGTCTGATACTCATAGCGGCCGTGCTCGGCGGCATTGCCATCTACAACATGATGGTCGTAAGTGAGGAGTCGCGGCAACTTGCCGAGGAATTCGTCCCGGAGGTGGACATCGCAAACGACCTGGAGCGTGAGGTGCTGCTCGCCATGTACGCGGTCCGGGGCTACTCGCTGAGCGAATCCGAAGCCTTCTGGGCCGAGGGGCGCAAGCATCTGGGGCAGACCGAAGAGGAGTTGCGCAGGGCCAAGGCGCACGCCGACAAGTATCCCAGGCTGGTCAAACTCAAGAAGGATGTGGAGACCGCGAGCGAGGGTGTCGCCGTCTACGACGGGCTTGTGAACGAGACCCGTCGGTTCATCGTGGACATGACCGAGAATCGGACGGCCATGGACGGCGCGGCGGCAGTGTTCATGAAGAACTGCACGGATTTTCTGGATTCGCAGCATGTCGCCCTTCGCCGGGAGCTTGATGCCGGCGCGCTTGCCACCACCATTGCGGAGCGGGTGCGCAAGATCGACATGGTCAACGACATCATTCATTTGTGCAACAACGTCCGTATCAAGAATTTCAAGTCCCAGGCCACCAGGAACCCCGAGATCATGCGGGATGCGATGGATGATTTCACGCACATGCGGGAGAAATACGACGCGATTCAGGCCGTCACCCGGCAGCCCGACAACCTCAGGCAATTGGAGAACATCCGCGCCTCGGGCGACGCCTACGCCGAGGCAATGAAACGGTTCATGACCAATTTCGAGGCGTTGGGCGATTTGAATGCCCAGCGCAACGACGCAGGGCAGGCCGTTCTCGCGGCGGCCCAGAATACCGCCACCGCCGGCGTTGACGCCACCCAGAACATGGCCAACGTGGCCGTGGCCTCGCTGGGGACCGCCTCCACTGTCATGGCGGTTGGGCTGGCCCTGGCTTTTCTCATCGGCATTGTCCTGGCTTGGGTGCTTACGCGCATGATTACCCGGCCGGTCCTGCAGGGCGTGGATTTCGCCAAGCGCATGAGCGAGGGCGATTTCACCAGTACCCTGAACATCGACCGCCACGACGAGATCGGCGTTCTGGCCCAGGCCCTGAACAACATGGTCTCCCGGCTCCAGTCCGTGGTGGCCGACGTGGACGCCGCCACCCACAACGTGGCCGGCGGCAGCGCCGAGCTGTCGGCTTCTTCCCAGTCCCTGTCCCAGGGAGCCACGGAGCAGGCCGCGTCCATCGAGGAGGTCTCCTCGTCCATGGAGCAGATGGCCTCCAATATCAGCCAAAACGCCGAGAACGCCCGCGAAACCGAGGCTCTGGCCACCAAGGCGGCCACGGACGCCCGGGTCAGCGGCGAGGCAGTTGGCCAGACCGTGGACGCCATGAAGGAAATCGCCGAGAAAATCTCTATCATCGAGGAGATCGCCCGTCAGACCAACCTTCTGGCCCTGAACGCCGCGATCGAGGCGGCCCGGGCCGGTGAACACGGCAAGGGCTTTGCCGTGGTCGCCGCCGAGGTGCGGAAGCTGGCCGAACGTTCGGGCTCCGCCGCGTCCGAGATCAGCGAGCTTTCCTCCACCAGCGTGGAGGTGGCGGAAAAGGCGGGCAAGATGCTCGGCCATTTGGTGCCGGATATCGAGCGGACCGCCTCCCTGGTTCAGGAGATCACCGCGGCCAGCAACGAGCAGAACGCAGGCGCGACCCAGATCAACCAGGCCATCAGCCAGCTCGACACGGTCATCCAGCAAAACGCGTCGGCCTCAGAGGAGATGGCCTCCACCAGCGAGGAACTGTCCAGCCAGAGCCAGCAGCTTCAGGACACCATGTCGTTCTTCAACGTGGGCAACTCGGGCGGGGACAGGCGCAAGCGCGTTCAGGTGCGGGCTGCGCCCGCTGCCGCGTTGCCCGAAGCGGGCAACCCCGAGTCCGCCGGAACCGAGAGCGGGATGAACCTGGACATGGGCGATGAGGGAGACGCCGACTTCGAGCGGTTCTAGGAGGTTCTTGCCAAACGACAACGAACGGGCCGTCCCTCTCGCACGAGAGGGACGGCCCTTATCTTTTGTGCGGTCTATTCAGTCGGTTAGCAGCGTGTCGTTTTTTTTGGGATGGCAAGTCCGGGAAACCGGCGGATCCTGTCTGATCGCCGCCTTTGCGTCCGATTAGCAAACCACGGGAAGACTCGACGGCAGAGATTGGTAGAACTTATCGAAAAGAATGGATAAAAGTTATACTGCAATTTTGTAACAAATAGTAAATGACTGATTTTATGTGTCTTAATGAAAGCCCTTGCATGTTGATCTTGATGGGTGCAACATCCGTTTCCTGCCGATCACCTTATTTTACGGATTTTGTAAAAATGACCCAACCAAATGTGACCCTCTTCATCCAGTGTCTGGTGGATTCCCTGTTGCCCGAGACCGGGGACGCCATGGTCAGCGTATTGGAACGGCTCGGCGTGCGTATGCACTATCCCCCGGACCAGACCTGCTGCGGCCAGCCCGCCTTCAATTCCGGATATCGCAACGAGGCGGCTAAAACCGCCCGCCGGTTCCTCGACATTTTTGAAAACAGTGAAGCCATCGTATGCCCCTCCGGCTCCTGCGTACACATGGTCCGCCATCACTATCTGGAGCTGTTTCGGGATGACCCCGTTCTGTTGGACCGGGCTTGCCGGGTCGGGGCCAAGACCTTCGAGTTCACCGAGTATCTGGTGGACGTCCTCGGCGTGACCGATCCCGGAACCCAGCTCGGGTCCCGCTACGATGGGACCGTGACCTACCATGACTCCTGCCACCTCTCGCGGGGGCTGGGCATTCGCAGGCAGCCCCGCCTGCTCCTGGAAAACGTCCCCGGCCTGACCCTCGTGGAGATGGACGATTCCGACCGCTGTTGCGGCTTCGGTGGAACGTTTTCAGTGAAATACCCAGAAATTTCCACAGCCCTGGCGGACGACAAGGTTCAGACCATTCTCGCCACCGGCGCCGGTGCGGTTGTCGGTTGCGACGTGAGCTGTCTCATGAACATCAAAGGCCGCCTGTCGCGCCTGGGTTCGCATGTCCGTGCCCTGCACATCGCCGAGATCCTGGCCGGGGAGGGAAAATAGCCATGCAGCAAAACAGCGACAAGACCTATTCCGAGCTGTCCCGGGACGCCATCGGCGACGAGGATCTGCACGCGGCCATCCGCATGGTTCAGAACGGTATGGGCAAAGGCGCGCAGGCGATGTGGCGGGACGAAATAACCCCGGAACACCGCCGCCTGGCCAAGGAGGCGCGGCTGCGCACCCTGAACAATCTCGACGCGGTTCTGGCGACCCTGGCCGAAAAGATCCGGGCGCGCGGCGGGCATGTCTATTTCGCGGCCACGGCCGAGGACGCCCGCAACTACTGCCTGGAAGTGGCCCGCAAGAACAACGTCCGGCTTGCGGTCAAAGGCAAGTCCATGACTTCGGCCGAAATAGGCATGGACCCCCTGCTGGAGGAGAACGGCGTGGAGGTGGTGGAAACCGACCTCGGCGAGTACATCATCCAGTTGGCGGGTGAAGCGCCCTCGCACATCATCGCCCCCTGCATCCACATGAACCGGAAGCGGATCGGCAAGCTGTTCCAGGAAAAGCTTGGGATTCCCTACTCCGAGGACCCGCCGACCCTGACCCGGGCCGCACGCAAGGCGTTGCGCGAAAAGCTGCTGGGCGCGGACATGGGCATCAGTGGCTGCAACATCGCCTGTGCCGAGACCGGGCACGTCTGCCTGGTCTCCAACGAGGGCAACATCCGCATGTGCACAACCATGCCGAAGGTCCATGTGGCCCTCATGGGCATGGAGCGGGTCACGGCCACCCTGGCCGAGCACGACATGCTGTTGCGCCTGCTGACCAGGGGCGCGTCGGCCCAGAAGGTCTCCACCTACGTCTCCTTCATGGGCGGCCCCCGCCAGCCCGGCGAGACCGACGGCCCCGAGGAGTTCCATCTGGTCATCATCGACAACGGGCGCATGAAGATGCTCGCCGATCCCCGGTTCCGCGAGGTGCTTTCCTGCATCCGCTGCGGCGGCTGCCTGAACATCTGCCCGGTTTACGGGCGCATCGGCGGCCATGCCTACAACGGAACCTATTGTGGCCCCATCGGCGCGGTCCTCATGCCTCTTCTCGAAGGCGTCAACAAGCACGCCGACCTCTGCCGGGGCGAGTCTTTGTGCGGGGCGTGCAAGGATATTTGCCCGGTGCACAACGACCTGCCGCGGATGCTCTCCGAGTTGCGGTACATGCTCGCTTACGGCGACGAGAAATGGGGCGTCGAGCCCGTGGACGGGGCCGAGGCGTGCGCCTTCAAGGCGTGGGGCGCGGCCATGTCGAGCCGCACCGCCTATGACCTGCTGGTCAAGGCCGGACGCATCGTGCAGGTCCCGTTCGTGAAAAACGGCGTGCTCGGGAAGGGCGTCGGTCCGCTGGCGAAATGGACCGCCTCCCGCGACTTCCCGCCCATCGCCAAAAAGACCTTTGCCGAGCGGTGGAAGACCGACCACGCGAAGCGTCTCAATGGAGCCGACAATGAATAACGAACAGCAATTTCTCGATCGTATCCGCAAGGTCCTGGGCCGGGATCAAGCCCCGGACGAGGCTACGCTTTTCTCCAGCCGTCCCGAGGGAGAGCTGGAGGAGCTTCTCAAGCGCGCCGACCGCGACCGGGCCGGACGGCTGGAGCTTCTCGAAGAGCTCCGGCAGAGCGCCGTTCCCCTGAATCTCAACGTGCACACGGCCGAGAACCTTGAGGAGGCCGGGCGCCGTATCGCGAATCTGGCCCTTGTCTCGGAAACCGAGTGGGGCGGGGACAAGCACATCCTCATGCACGACGATCCCGTGCTGCATGGGCTCAAGCTCCCCGAGCTGCTGGCAGGGGACCCCGTGGCCGTGGATGTGGCCGCCTTCGAACCGGGCGAGGACGAGCTTGCGGGCAAGCAACGGCTGCGCGGCATTGCCGAGCGCGCCTACATCGGCCTTACGGGCGCGGACTGGTGCGCCGCCGATTGCGCCGCCATAGCCCTGTTGACCGGGCCGGGGCACGGCAGGGCCGTTTCCCTGGTGCCGTCCATCCTCATTTCGGTCGTGACCCTCGACCGGATGGTCGCGGATTTGTCCGAGGGATACGCCCAGCTCGAAGCACGCGGGGAGTTGCCCGCTTCCGTCTCCTTCATCTCCGGTCCTTCCAAGACCGCCGATATAGAGGGACAGCTCGTTCACGGCGCGCATGGGCCGCGGGAGATGCATCTGTTCGTGATTACGGGATAGAGCGGGCGGGAAAGGCGTTGTCCGCCCAATGAACTACGCTTGGGGTTCGCCTTTCGGCAGGGCGACCCTCACAGTGGTGCCGGTTTCATTGGAGGTGTCCATGGAAATGGTGCCTCCATGCGCTTCGGCGGCTAGCTTTGCGCTGTAGGTGCCGAGCCCGGTGCCATTGTGCTTTCCGTAGGTGGAGTACTTGTCGAAGAAGTTGCGCCGCACTTCGTCGGGAACGGGCAGGCGGTTGCGGATTTCCAGCACGCACGGGTTGCCGCTCGTGACGTCCACCCGCACCGGCTGTCCGCCCGAGGCTTCCACCGCGTTCTTGAGCAGGTTGGCGGTCATGCCGTACAGCAGGGTGCTGTCACCCTGTATGTCGAGGCGCATGTCGTCCCGCACCGTCTGTCCGTCCAGGGAGGCGTTCACCCGGCAGTCCATCTCGCGGTGCAGGGTGGTGTCCCGGACGGCGCGCATGATGATGGCCAGCCAGTCCACGGGCTGCGGCTCGTGCCGGTAGGTGCCGGATTCGAGTTTGTACAAGGTCAGGGATTGGTTGATGAGGTCCATCATCTGCATTCCCGCCTCTTCCACCACCTGGAGCATTTCCCGTTGCCGGTCGGTGATGTTCTCGTCGACCTGCATGAGACGGGGCAGTCCTATGATGCCCATGAGCGGCGACTTGAGATCGTGGCGGACGATGCGCTCAACATCCTCCTTCAGCTTTTCCGCCGCCTTGCGCGCGGTGATATCGATGCCGATGCAGAGCACGCCGGTCGCCTGGCCCATCTCGTCGACGATGACGGAAGTGCCCAGGGAGAGGGTGGCTCTGGTCTCGTTGCGGCGAAGGACTTCCGCTTCGGTGAAGGCGTGGCCGGATTTTCTCTCCAGCAGTTCCCGGAAGTGGGCGCGCAGGTTCAGTCCCTGCTCGTCGGTTTCGGGCAGGAGCGGTCCGATCGCTTCGCGGCCGATCAGTTCTTCTTCTTCGAATCCGTAAAATTCCAGTCCGTAGCGGTTGATGAAGAAGACCTTGCCCCTGGTATCCACTTCCAGGACGATGAAGTGGGATTGCTCCACCAGGTCGCGATACAGCCTGCGGCTTTCCCGCAGCCGCTGCTCGGCCTCCACGCGTTGGTCTATGATTCGGTTGCTGGCCCTGGCTCCGAGAAACTTGCCCTCTTCGTTGGTAACCGGAACGCACCTGTGGGACAGCCAGTGCTGGGTGCCGTCGGGCCGGAGGATGCGGAAATCCAGGGTGTCCGTCTCCTGCGGTTTGTGTTCCTTGTACAGATGGGCCTTGACCAGGGGGCGGTCTTCAGGATGCACGATCCTGACCATGAGGTCCGGTTCCTTCATGAACGCCGATCGGGGATATCCGGTTATCCGCTCGCATGACGGGGACATGTACAGGAAGTCGCCATCCGGCCCGCGCCAGTATTCCCAGTCGTAGGTGAAGTCCGCCACGGTCCGAAAGCGTTCCTCGCTCCGGGCGAGTTTCTCGTTGGCCGACTTGAGCTGTCGGAAGATGGGCCGGATTTGCAGGACGCCCAGCAAGATGATGATGGAGACAAGCAGGCCGATGAGTTCGAAGGCCGGGTCCAGCACGGCCTTGCCCTGCCAGTACATATACAGGGTGTGGAGTCGTCGATGCACCATGCCGACCAGGCCCGCAGCGATCAGTATCCATGATAGGCGGCGGCCCGTTTCCGGGATGAGGAACAAGGCCAGCACGGCGGCCGTGAGCTGTATCCCGATGGAAGCGATGATTATCAGGTCCATGCATCCCCCTGTCTGTCGCAACGGAACCCGTTTTTTGAGCATACTCCCGAATCGGCCGATTGTGCAAATGGTCTCCGGGGGATAATTGCGCGACAGGCCGAGAAAAAAGCAGGCCCCCGCAAAATTGGCGGGGGCCGTTTACTAGAGGACATGCCCGGCCCGAGGGGCCAGGCGGGTCAGCATTGGGCGCAGGACCCTGGTGCGCGGGGGAATCAGTCCGGGGTCGAACTTTTGACGTCGATCTTGCGTGACGAGCTTTTCGCCGCGCCGGTCCTGGGCATGGTGACGCAGAGAACGCCCTTCTCCAGCTTGGCGGCGATCTTGTCGCGGTCGACGTCCTCGGGCAGGTTGAGCACTCTGCGGAAGGCGCCCGAGGCGCGCTCCACGCGGTAGTACCCCTTGTCCTCGACCTTTTCTTCGCTGTGCTTCTCGGCGGATAGGATCAGGACGTCGCCCTCGATCTCCACGGACAGGTCCTTTTCGTCGACGCCCGGAAGATCGGCCTGGATGACGTATTCCTTGTCCGTGCCGTAGACGTCCACTTTAGGCCTGATGGCGACGTCCCCCATACGGGACGGCATCGCGCCGGAGCGGAAAGCGGGGTTGGAGAGTCCGAAACCGGAAAACATGGACTCGACCATGCGGTCGAATTCTGCGTGGAACTGGTCAAGCGGTGTGGCGGGTACGCTTTCCCCCGGTTCGTTGCGACGGACCGGAAGAGTCTGCTCGTGTTCCCTCTTGAACCAATTCCAGGGGTTCAGCTTGGTGATAGCCATAGCGTCCTCCTTGGAAGAAGTTGAAGATTACCTTTTGACACATTCCTGATAAGTCCTGCCCGGAAACAGTCAAGGGTCTGGTTCGGGGAAAGTTTCCTAAACCGCCCTGCGCATACGGGCCGGCTTTTTCCGGGCCAGCTCCAGCAGCGCGCGTCCGGCGTCGGACAGTTCTCCGCTGTTGTCGATGCGCCTGAGCGCCGGGTGACTGACGGTGTAGTTCCCGGCCCGTTCCAGACGTCCCTCGATCTCCAGGGCGGATTCGCGGCCGCGCAGGATGAGGCGCTGGCGAAGGATGTCCGTTTCAACGGAGACGAGGACCGGAATCAGATCGGGATAGCGGCGCACGGCCTCGGGCAGGTAGGCCCTGGAGCCGTTGACCACCACGTTGAGCCCCGCCTCCATCCAGGCGTCGATCTCGATACCCACGCCGTAGCGGTTGCCGTGGCTGTCCCAGCTCAGGGCGAAGAGGCCGAGGTCCTGTCGGGCGCGGTATTCGTCGGGCAGCAGGGCCACGTGGTTTTCGCCTCCGGCGTCGGCCGGGCGGGTGATGTAGCGATGGGCAAAGGCCGCCTCGCTGCCGGGGCAGTGCTTGCGGGCGTAGAGCATGATGGAGTCCTTGCCGCAGCCGGAAGGACCGATGACGTAGATCAGATTGCCTCGGGTCATGAATTCTCCTTGGTGTTGCCGAGCCTGGCCCGGTGAATCAGCCGGAACGGGGCGGACCTGTCCGGCTGGTGAAAAAGACAGAGTTCTTCGACGGGGTGGGGGCGGTCGGTGACGGGCGCGGCGAGACCTGTCAGGATTTCCGCCAGCCGTTTGCGCCGGGCCGGGTCCTGTACCCGTCCGGTCAGGGTGATGTGGAAGCGGAACTCCCCGAGCACATAGGGATAGCCCCATTCTTCAAGAAGCTGGTCCTGCTCCGGGGTGAGGCCCGATGCGCGCCGCTTTTCGTTCTCAGCGTGCGAGGGCGGTTCGCGCAGGGGGTGCATGGTCCGCAGGCACGCTTCGGCGGCCTCGGCCAGCCAGACCTGCTCCACCGGGACCAGGGCCAGGAACGAGCCGATTTCCCGCACGGACAGCGGGGCCAGAATGAACGGGGCCAAATTGCCCGCAAGCCGGTCCAGCCGGTCCGCGATTCCGGTTTCGTCCACGCCGCGCGCCGGGACGAAGGGCGGCATGAGGGTGCCGTGGAATCCGTAGTGGCGCGGCGTTTCGGTGAGCGCGCGCCATTCGTCGGAGGGCAGGCCATCGGGCAGGGCCGCGTTCACGGGCCGGCCCGTTTCGTTGTCACGGCCGAGCCAGGATGCGCCGAAGCGGTCGAGTCCGGAGTCGCGTCCCGGAGCGTAGTAGACGCCGTACCGTCCGGTGGTTGAATCGCTCATGCCTTCGCGCTCCCTTCATATTTATTCAGAAAATCTTCGATGCCCAGCTCGCGGAAGTCGGGAAGGGCCTTTTGCAGACACTCGTGCGGCCAGTCCCACCAGGCCAGGCGCAGGAGTCGCTGGCGCACGGGCGAGGGGAACCGTTCGCGGATCATCCGGGCCGGGACGCCGCCCACGACGGCGTAGGGGGGCACATCCCTGGAGACCACGGCCCCGGCTCCGACCACCGCGCCGTGGCCCACGGTCACGCCGGGCAGGATGACCGCGCCGTGGCCGATCCACACGTCGCAGCCGATGCGGGTCCGCTGGCCGCGCCGCCATTCGAAAACAGCCTCGTCGTCAGGGCCGAATCCGTATCGTTCACTGCGGTAGGTGAAATGGTGCTGGGAGGCGCGCCACATGGGATGGTTGGTCGGTCCGATGCGCACTCCGGCCGCGATGGAGGCGAATTTGCCGACATCGGCATAGGCCACGTCGCAGCCCGGGCTCAGGTAAGCGTAGTCGCCGAGGACGGATTCGAGCATCAGGCAGTTCTCCCTGACCTCGGTGAAGGCGCCCAGGGAGCTGTCGCGGATGTCCGCTGTGGGATGGATCGAGGGGGCCGGGCCGAGCCGGACGTCACCTCGGGGGTGCGGGTGATTGTTCATGGGTTCTGACTGACAAATGCGCCGGGTTTGAAAAAGCACGGAAGCGCATCATTTCCGCGACAAAAACGACGCTCAGGTTACAACAATTTGAAATCACGGTTTAAAGCGCACAAGTGGCGGACTTGTCTAGTGTGCCGTCCCCGCCCTTGTCCTACCAGGAGGCCGAACGCGGCCCGACTTCCGGGCCGGACAAGCCCCGGACACGGACATGCTCTTATCACGGCTCAACCAGAATCTGCACCCAGTCGCTGGCGAACAGGCAGACCCCGAATTCAACGGGTACGCCGGACTCGTCAACGTTGACGCTTTCGGTGACGAGCACCGGGCGGCTTTTGGGCTGGCGCAGCTCGCGCGCCTCCTCGGCCGAGGGCATTCGCGCGATGATTCTGGTTCGTTTGCGGGAGTAGTCGGCGACGCCGAAGTGCTCCAGCGTCCGGGTCACGGATTGCATCTCGCGGTAGACGCGGACCATGCCCGGAAACAGGGAGCGGGGAAAGAAGGCCGTGGAGTAGCTGATGCGCCTTCCGTCCGCCTCGCCCGCGCTGGTGATGCGGGTGACCACCTCGCCCGGCTCGATGCCGAGCGCCTCGGCCACCTGCGGGTCTGCTTCGGTGTCCACGGCCTGGAGCAGGATGTTGCCCGGCGTGCGCCGTTGGCGGGAGAGGTTCTCGCTGAACCGCGTCCGGCGGCTGACCGGGTAGTGGATGACCGGCTCGCGAACAAAGGAGCCGCGTCCCCGCTCCACGCGGATCAGCCCGTCCCCCTCAAGCACGGACAGGGCGCGCCGGATGGTGTGGCGGTTGACGCCGAACTCCTTGGACAGGCTGCTCTCGGAGGGCAGCCGTTCGCCCGGTCCGAATCGGCCGGAGGAGATGGCCGATTTCAATTTCTCATGGATTTGCCGCCACAGGGCGACTCCTTTCCCGCGCGTGAGCATGGACGCACCTCGAATCGTTTTTCCCCCGGCAGAGCACAGGCCCGGCCGGTTGTCTA from Pseudodesulfovibrio thermohalotolerans includes the following:
- a CDS encoding LutC/YkgG family protein, which gives rise to MNNEQQFLDRIRKVLGRDQAPDEATLFSSRPEGELEELLKRADRDRAGRLELLEELRQSAVPLNLNVHTAENLEEAGRRIANLALVSETEWGGDKHILMHDDPVLHGLKLPELLAGDPVAVDVAAFEPGEDELAGKQRLRGIAERAYIGLTGADWCAADCAAIALLTGPGHGRAVSLVPSILISVVTLDRMVADLSEGYAQLEARGELPASVSFISGPSKTADIEGQLVHGAHGPREMHLFVITG
- the phnN gene encoding phosphonate metabolism protein/1,5-bisphosphokinase (PRPP-forming) PhnN; the encoded protein is MTRGNLIYVIGPSGCGKDSIMLYARKHCPGSEAAFAHRYITRPADAGGENHVALLPDEYRARQDLGLFALSWDSHGNRYGVGIEIDAWMEAGLNVVVNGSRAYLPEAVRRYPDLIPVLVSVETDILRQRLILRGRESALEIEGRLERAGNYTVSHPALRRIDNSGELSDAGRALLELARKKPARMRRAV
- a CDS encoding PAS domain-containing sensor histidine kinase; its protein translation is MDLIIIASIGIQLTAAVLALFLIPETGRRLSWILIAAGLVGMVHRRLHTLYMYWQGKAVLDPAFELIGLLVSIIILLGVLQIRPIFRQLKSANEKLARSEERFRTVADFTYDWEYWRGPDGDFLYMSPSCERITGYPRSAFMKEPDLMVRIVHPEDRPLVKAHLYKEHKPQETDTLDFRILRPDGTQHWLSHRCVPVTNEEGKFLGARASNRIIDQRVEAEQRLRESRRLYRDLVEQSHFIVLEVDTRGKVFFINRYGLEFYGFEEEELIGREAIGPLLPETDEQGLNLRAHFRELLERKSGHAFTEAEVLRRNETRATLSLGTSVIVDEMGQATGVLCIGIDITARKAAEKLKEDVERIVRHDLKSPLMGIIGLPRLMQVDENITDRQREMLQVVEEAGMQMMDLINQSLTLYKLESGTYRHEPQPVDWLAIIMRAVRDTTLHREMDCRVNASLDGQTVRDDMRLDIQGDSTLLYGMTANLLKNAVEASGGQPVRVDVTSGNPCVLEIRNRLPVPDEVRRNFFDKYSTYGKHNGTGLGTYSAKLAAEAHGGTISMDTSNETGTTVRVALPKGEPQA
- a CDS encoding DUF1045 domain-containing protein; its protein translation is MSDSTTGRYGVYYAPGRDSGLDRFGASWLGRDNETGRPVNAALPDGLPSDEWRALTETPRHYGFHGTLMPPFVPARGVDETGIADRLDRLAGNLAPFILAPLSVREIGSFLALVPVEQVWLAEAAEACLRTMHPLREPPSHAENEKRRASGLTPEQDQLLEEWGYPYVLGEFRFHITLTGRVQDPARRKRLAEILTGLAAPVTDRPHPVEELCLFHQPDRSAPFRLIHRARLGNTKENS
- a CDS encoding Hsp20/alpha crystallin family protein, whose translation is MAITKLNPWNWFKREHEQTLPVRRNEPGESVPATPLDQFHAEFDRMVESMFSGFGLSNPAFRSGAMPSRMGDVAIRPKVDVYGTDKEYVIQADLPGVDEKDLSVEIEGDVLILSAEKHSEEKVEDKGYYRVERASGAFRRVLNLPEDVDRDKIAAKLEKGVLCVTMPRTGAAKSSSRKIDVKSSTPD
- the phnF gene encoding phosphonate metabolism transcriptional regulator PhnF yields the protein MLTRGKGVALWRQIHEKLKSAISSGRFGPGERLPSESSLSKEFGVNRHTIRRALSVLEGDGLIRVERGRGSFVREPVIHYPVSRRTRFSENLSRQRRTPGNILLQAVDTEADPQVAEALGIEPGEVVTRITSAGEADGRRISYSTAFFPRSLFPGMVRVYREMQSVTRTLEHFGVADYSRKRTRIIARMPSAEEARELRQPKSRPVLVTESVNVDESGVPVEFGVCLFASDWVQILVEP
- a CDS encoding DapH/DapD/GlmU-related protein, encoding MNNHPHPRGDVRLGPAPSIHPTADIRDSSLGAFTEVRENCLMLESVLGDYAYLSPGCDVAYADVGKFASIAAGVRIGPTNHPMWRASQHHFTYRSERYGFGPDDEAVFEWRRGQRTRIGCDVWIGHGAVILPGVTVGHGAVVGAGAVVSRDVPPYAVVGGVPARMIRERFPSPVRQRLLRLAWWDWPHECLQKALPDFRELGIEDFLNKYEGSAKA